The genomic window CGGTCGCCAGAATCGCCGTCGCCTCCCCCTGCCGCGCCAGCACCTCGATCAGGTACTGCCGCACCTCGCCCGCCACCGCCTCCGACATCGACTGCTGGTCCGGATGGACATGCACGGAGAGTTCCTCGTAACGGCGGCTCTGGATCGGGCTGGACATGGGTCGTTCAGGGTTCGTTTGCGAAAGACCCGCAAGGTAGTGGCCCGCCCTTTCCCCCGGCAAGTCTCGGAACACTCCCCACCTCCCTGTAACCTCGCCCCGCCCGCGGTGACATTCCCTGCACGATGTCCATGACTGCAACGCCGGCGGTTCTCCCGCCCACCCCGGACCCCGAAGCCATCGCCGCCATCCGCAGCGGCGACGCCGAACGCTACCGCGAATTGATCGAGCGCTACGAACGCCGCGCCTACGCCATCGCCTGGTCCCGCCTCGGCGATCCCTCCCTCGCCGAGGAAGCCACCCAGGAGGCCTTCATCCGCGCCTACCAACACCTCGACTGGCTCCGCGATCCCGCCCGCTTCGGCGCCTGGCTCCTCCGCATGGTCCGCGGCATCGCCATCAACCTCGGCCTCCGTCACCGACGCGAACTCCGCCGCCGCGAACGATGGGCCCTCGACCAACCCGCGGCCGCGCCCGGACCGGAATGCACTGCGGACGATGTCCCGGTGACAGCCCAGACCCTCCGCGAGGCCCTCTCCGATCTTCCATCCGCTCACCGGGAATGCCTCGTCCTCCACTACCTCGAAGGCCGCTCCGTCTCCGAGGCCGCAGCCCTCATCGGCGTCTCCGAAGGCGCCTTCAAAGTCCGCCTCCACCGCGCCCGCGCCGCCCTGCGCCGCCACCTCGAGGCCCAGCTCCGCCATTCCCTCGAACGTCTCGAACCCCGTCACAGCCTGGCCCCCGCGATCATGGCGCTCCTCCCGGTCGCGCCCTCCACCGGCGCCGGCGCGGGCCTGCTCGCCGCCCTCGGGGGCGGCCTGTCCAAACTCCTGCCCTCCCCGGTCGCCCTCGCCCTCCTTCCCTTCCTGCCTGCCGCGGTTGGCATCGGCCTCGCCGCCTGGGTGGGCCGCGAGGAACGCCGCAACTTCATCGACCCCTCCGGCTTCCGGGCGGAACTCCACCGCCGCTCGGCCCGGTCGGCCCTCGTCACCACCGCGGTGATCCTGGCCGTCGTCGCCCTCGCCTTCCTGGCACCCGTCTCGCTCCTGGAACCCATCCGCGGCCTGCACCTCCTGCTGGCGCTCGGCATCGGGCTCTCGCTGGCCAGCCTGCGCCTCCTGCGCATCAACCGAAACCCGGCCATGATCGCCCAGGTGCTGGCCAGCCTTCCCCTCTGGATTGCCCTGCTGGTCCATACGGTGGTCCGGGTCCCTTCCGAGGTGTTCTTCGCCGCCCAGGCGGTGCTCTTTGTCGCCATGGCCTTCGGCATCCAGGCCCGGCCCCTGCGCTTCGACTACAACCTCTTCCTCCGGCATTGGAAAGCCATGCTCCCCACCCCAACCTGCCCTCCCCATCCCCGGCCCCTGACGCACCGCCAGATTCTGGATTTCGGACAGCTCCTCGGCACCGAATGGCTGATCCACGCCTATCGCCGCCACCGTGATGGCTACACCTTCGCCCTGACCCCCGTCGTGCAATCGGCCTGGCGCCTCGCCATCCCTGTGGTCCGTCGCGACGCCTCGACGGTCACCCTCCGGACCGACGGTTCCCTGGAAGCCCGCCTGGGCCTCACCGATCAGATCGCCCTCCTCGAACTCAAGGCGCCCGCCGACACCGCGCCCGAACCCTGGGAACGAGCCGTCACCGCCGCCCTTCAAGCCAGCCTCGACCGGTTCCTCGCCGGCCAACCCGAAGCCGCCCTTCAATCCCTGGGCCAGACGCCGCCCGCCGAGGTGTTCCATGTCCCGCCCTCCCGCTCCCGCGGCATGCGCCTCTTCCAGGCATTCCTCGTGGGCGCCTGCCTCCTGACCCTGGCGCTGCTGGTCCATCGCCTCTGGACCGCACCCCGCCCCGGCGCTCCCGTCTCCCTGCCCCATCTGGCGGCCCCAGTCCCCTCCGTCGCCGACGTCCGAAGGCACCTCGAGTCCCTCTCCCTCGAACGGGATCCCGCCTCCCGCGCCGCCTGGCGCACGTTCTACTCGGCGCTCCACGACGGCGTCGTCCTGCCACCCCCAGACTGGCTGACGTCGGCCGGACTCCAACGCGTCCACAGCAACCTCCTGTCCAGCGCGCTCCGCGGAGCGGTGAACCCCCACGACGCGGTCGATCGCGCCCTCGGACACCCGGGACTCCACCGGGCAGTGGCCTTCGGCTGGATCCGCCCCTCGGACCTCGCCCCTCACGGCATCACGCCCGAATCGGTGCGGGCCACGGTCGCCGCCTGGCCGGACGAATACCGGCACCGGCGGCTGGGCCTCGAGAGTCTCGCCGTTCAGGGCCAATCCTGGCGGGTCCTCGACACCGAATCCTTGTACTGGCGTGCGCTCCTCCTTGACCGGCTCGACGGCCTCGATCTGCTGGACGCCCGTGCGGTCGCCACGACCCTGGCGGCGCACCAGGTTCTGCCGAAGCGCCAACGCCCGGACGATCGCCGCCCCGATCTCGATGCAGCACGCTGGAACGGCCTGTTCGCCACCCACGGCTGGAACCCCATCCGCGAATCCTTTCATGCCCTTGCCCTCCTCGACCTCCTTCAATCCCTCGACGCCATCGACCGCAATGCCTGCACGGACGGCCTCCTGCGGTTCCATCGTGGTGCGGGACGGTTCGCCCCCGATCGATCAGGCACCGGAATCATCCTCGTGGGCGACGCCCGCGACACCCATTACGCCCTCGAATCCCTGCGCCGCCTCAATGCCCTCGACCGCGTGACGGATCTCGCGGACTGGGTCTTCCGCCCGCGCTGGACCTCCCACCGCGACCCCCACGCCGAAGGCCCGCCGACCTGGCAGGAAATCGAGGCTGTCCTCCTCGTGGAACAGCTCCGCGCCCGGCTGCGCTCCGATCCCACGACTCCCCGCTGAATCCCCCAGCCCAACGCTTTGAGATCGTCGAAGCCGCGTGAGCACGGTTCAATCCCTCCCCAACACGCCCCATCCGTCCGATCCGTCCGATCCGTCCGATCCACTTCACCCACCCCATCCAAACCCCTCCACCGCACGCCATGCCGCTCCGCATCGACTCCAAGCTCGCGCCCCGCCACCTCGTCCCCGCCATCGAGCGCCTCTTCGAACTCTCGGCCGCCAAGATCCGTGCCATCGAAAAGGCATGGCGCCCGGAAGACGGCACCCCGGTCTTCACCGTGGGCGGACGCTACACCACCCGCGGCTGGACCGAGTGGACCCAGGGATTCCAGTTCGGTTCCGCCCTCCTCCAGTTCGATGCCACCGGTGACATCGACTTCCTCGAGATCGGCCGCCGCGGAACCGTCGAGCGCATGGCCAGCCATGTCTCCCACACCGGCGTCCATGACCACGGCTTCAACAACGTCTCCACCTACGGCAACCTCCTCCGGCTCGACCGCGAAGGCCGTCTCGATGCCAACCCCCGCGAACGCGAGTTCCACGAACTCGCCCTCAAAATCAGCGGCGCCGTCCAGGCCGCCCGTTGGACCCGGCTCGCCGACGGCACCGGCTTCATCCATTCCTTCAACGGACCCCATTCCCTCTTCGTCGATACCGTCCGCTCCCTCCGCGTGCTGGCCGTCGCCCATCGCCTCGGGCACGTCCTCATGGGCGAACAGGACGCCCGCATCTCCCTCCTGCGCCGCCTCGTCGAGCACGGCGCCAACACCGCCCGCTACAGCGTCTACTACGGCGAAGGCCGCGACGCCTACGACGTCTGGGGCCGCACCGCCCACGAGGCCGTCTTCAACACCGCCAGCGGCGTCTTTCGCTGTCCCAATTCCCAGCAGGGTTACTCCCCCTTCTCCACCTGGACCCGCGGCCTCGCCTGGGCCCTCTGCGGCTTCGCCGAGCAGCTCGAGTTCCTCGAAACCGTCGCCGGCCCCGAACTCGACGAAGCCGGTGCCGGCCTCCCCTGGGATCGCCTCGCCCCCGGCGGCCTCGCCAGGGACGCCTCCGGCACCATGGCTGTCTGCGGCCTCTTCCTTCGCGCCGCCGTCGCCACCGCCGAATTCTATCTCGCCCACTGCTGCGCCGACGGCGTCCCCCTCTGGGACACAGGTGCCCCCAACGCCCATCGCCTCGGCAATTACCTCGCCAAACCCTCCGACCCCTTCAACCCTTGGGAACCTGTGGACAGCTCCGCCGCCGCCATCGCCGCCCAGGGATTCTTCCGCCTCGGACGTTACCTCGCCGCGGGCGCCCGGCGTCCCACCTCGGGTCGTCTCAGCGCCGCCGCCGAATCCGCGCGGCGCGACCTTGCCGGCCAGTCCGCGCGCTACACCCAGGCCGGACTGACCATCGCCAGGACCCTGCTCCAGGAACCCTACCTCTCGACCCGCCGCAATCATCAGGGCCTCCTTCTCCATTCCGTGTACCACCGCCCCAACGGCTGGGACGCCATCCCCCGTGGCCAGAAAGTCCCCAACGGCGAAAGCTCGATGTGGGGCGACTACCACCTCCGCGA from Verrucomicrobiia bacterium includes these protein-coding regions:
- a CDS encoding RNA polymerase sigma factor translates to MSMTATPAVLPPTPDPEAIAAIRSGDAERYRELIERYERRAYAIAWSRLGDPSLAEEATQEAFIRAYQHLDWLRDPARFGAWLLRMVRGIAINLGLRHRRELRRRERWALDQPAAAPGPECTADDVPVTAQTLREALSDLPSAHRECLVLHYLEGRSVSEAAALIGVSEGAFKVRLHRARAALRRHLEAQLRHSLERLEPRHSLAPAIMALLPVAPSTGAGAGLLAALGGGLSKLLPSPVALALLPFLPAAVGIGLAAWVGREERRNFIDPSGFRAELHRRSARSALVTTAVILAVVALAFLAPVSLLEPIRGLHLLLALGIGLSLASLRLLRINRNPAMIAQVLASLPLWIALLVHTVVRVPSEVFFAAQAVLFVAMAFGIQARPLRFDYNLFLRHWKAMLPTPTCPPHPRPLTHRQILDFGQLLGTEWLIHAYRRHRDGYTFALTPVVQSAWRLAIPVVRRDASTVTLRTDGSLEARLGLTDQIALLELKAPADTAPEPWERAVTAALQASLDRFLAGQPEAALQSLGQTPPAEVFHVPPSRSRGMRLFQAFLVGACLLTLALLVHRLWTAPRPGAPVSLPHLAAPVPSVADVRRHLESLSLERDPASRAAWRTFYSALHDGVVLPPPDWLTSAGLQRVHSNLLSSALRGAVNPHDAVDRALGHPGLHRAVAFGWIRPSDLAPHGITPESVRATVAAWPDEYRHRRLGLESLAVQGQSWRVLDTESLYWRALLLDRLDGLDLLDARAVATTLAAHQVLPKRQRPDDRRPDLDAARWNGLFATHGWNPIRESFHALALLDLLQSLDAIDRNACTDGLLRFHRGAGRFAPDRSGTGIILVGDARDTHYALESLRRLNALDRVTDLADWVFRPRWTSHRDPHAEGPPTWQEIEAVLLVEQLRARLRSDPTTPR
- a CDS encoding glycoside hydrolase family 88 protein — encoded protein: MPLRIDSKLAPRHLVPAIERLFELSAAKIRAIEKAWRPEDGTPVFTVGGRYTTRGWTEWTQGFQFGSALLQFDATGDIDFLEIGRRGTVERMASHVSHTGVHDHGFNNVSTYGNLLRLDREGRLDANPREREFHELALKISGAVQAARWTRLADGTGFIHSFNGPHSLFVDTVRSLRVLAVAHRLGHVLMGEQDARISLLRRLVEHGANTARYSVYYGEGRDAYDVWGRTAHEAVFNTASGVFRCPNSQQGYSPFSTWTRGLAWALCGFAEQLEFLETVAGPELDEAGAGLPWDRLAPGGLARDASGTMAVCGLFLRAAVATAEFYLAHCCADGVPLWDTGAPNAHRLGNYLAKPSDPFNPWEPVDSSAAAIAAQGFFRLGRYLAAGARRPTSGRLSAAAESARRDLAGQSARYTQAGLTIARTLLQEPYLSTRRNHQGLLLHSVYHRPNGWDAIPRGQKVPNGESSMWGDYHLRELALLLLREAREKPYLTFFGGCP